The following are encoded together in the Glycine soja cultivar W05 chromosome 5, ASM419377v2, whole genome shotgun sequence genome:
- the LOC114411627 gene encoding 50S ribosomal protein L22, chloroplastic-like, translating into MAVSLAVNRPLLGLHENVPLAVAHPQFLPFKWPPKPKLPSVVGIRCSSSPFNDKTLISFKPNTSHLNPNPLACRFHASQFGEQESNKYVEAYAVGRNIRMSANKARRVIDQIRGRKYDETLMVLELMPYRACEAILKIVFSAGANASNNLGLSKGSLVISKAEVNEGKTMKRVKPVARGRAHPIKKRTCHITITVKGLPSESVVEAKPA; encoded by the exons aTGGCCGTTTCTTTGGCAGTGAACCGTCCTCTGCTTGGTCTTCACGAGAATGTACCATTAGCTGTTGCTCATCCCCAATTCCTCCCGTTCAAATGGCCACCCAAGCCCAAACTCCCCTCCGTCGTCGGAATTCGATGCTCCTCCTCCCCTTTCAACGACAAAACCCTCATTTCCTTCAAACCTAACACTTCCCACCTCAATCCCAACCCTCTCGCTTGTCGCTTTCACGCTTCCCAGTTTGGAG AACAGGAGAGCAACAAATACGTGGAAGCCTATGCTGTAGGACGAAATATTCGTATGTCTGCTAATAAAGCTCGGAGAGTGATCGATCAGATTCGTGGACGTAAATATGACGAAACACTTATGGTATTAGAACTCATGCCTTATCGAGCCTGTGAAGCCATTCTCAAAATAGTGTTTTCGGCTGGAGCTAATGCTAGCAATAATCTGGGTTTAAGCAAAGGAAGTTTAGTTATCAGTAAAGCAGAGGTTAATGAAGGGAAAACAATGAAAAGGGTAAAACCTGTAGCTCGAGGGCGTGCCCATCCAATTAAAAAGCGCACTTGTCATATAACCATCACGGTAAAAGGCTTACCTAGTGAGTCCGTCGTGGAAGCAAAGCCTGCTTAA
- the LOC114411626 gene encoding uncharacterized protein LOC114411626, which translates to MSMYSYSCISTSTMIRRLWCLQSGSPSVPPSSTKKKKPLVLLGAPHVSAIVLEALLNASTCPDSSFEVAAIVTQPAARRDRGKKLSLSPLASHALQRGFSPDLIFSPLRAGDDTFLSNLKALQPHLCITAAYGNILPTDFLHIPSFGTVNIHPSLLPLYRGAAPVQRALQDGVKETGVSLAFTVRALDAGPVIATETIQVDDQIKAPDLLELLFHKGSKLLIGELPSILDGSARVKAQPQDDSKATLAPKINPDESWLFFDQEASVLHNKVRAFSGWPGTRARVLVVEKNGQQKTLEIKIITTRVRSHESVQFDEADDIAFVEGALVFPCGRGTTLEVLEVQLPGKKVVNSAAFWNGLRGQKLKKL; encoded by the exons atgAGCATGTATAGCTATAGTTGTATCTCCACAAGCACAATGATTCGTCGGTTATGGTGTTTACAGAGCGGCTCTCCCTCCGTGCCCCCCTCGAGCACCAAGAAGAAGAAGCCCCTTGTCTTGTTGGGCGCACCTCAT GTCTCCGCCATCGTCCTTGAAGCCCTTCTGAACGCTTCTACTTGTCCAGATTCTTCATTTGAGGTTGCGGCTATTGTGACTCAACCTGCTGCCAGAAGGGACAGGGGGAagaagctctctctctctcccttggCCTCTCATGCTCTTCAGAGGGGCTTCTCTCCTGATCTCATTTTCTCTCCCCTCCGTGCTGGTGAC GATACTTTCTTGTCTAATTTAAAAGCTCTCCAACCTCACTTGTGCATTACCGCAGCCTATGGCAATATATTACCCACCGACTTTCTTCATATTCCATCTTTCG GAACAGTCAATATTCACCCTAGCCTTTTGCCATTGTATCGTGGTGCTGCTCCTGTTCAAAGGGCATTGCAG GATGGTGTTAAAGAAACTGGAGTATCATTAGCATTCACTGTCCGTGCCCTCGATGCTGGACCTGTCATTGCTACTGAAACCATTCAAGTTGATGATCAAATAAAG GCCCCTGATTTGCTTGAGCTCCTGTTTCATAAAG GATCTAAACTTCTGATTGGAGAACTTCCTTCTATACTTGATGGATCAGCAAGAGTAAAGGCACAACCTCAAGACGACTCTAAGGCTACATTGGCTCCAAAG ATAAATCCAGATGAATCATGGCTATTCTTTGATCAAGAAGCATCTGTTCTACACAATAAG GTTCGTGCCTTTTCAGGGTGGCCAGGAACTAGAGCAAGAGTGTTAGTGGTTGAGAAAAATGGTCAGCAGAAAACTTtggagattaaaattataaccaCACGAGTTCGCAGTCATGAAAGTGTGCAGTTCGATGAAGCAGATGACATTGCATTCGTTGAGGGTGCGTTGGTATTTCCATGTGGAAGGGGCACCACACTTGAG GTATTGGAAGTTCAGCTTCCTGGGAAAAAGGTAGTAAACTCAGCTGCTTTCTGGAATGGGCTGCGGGGGCAGAAGCTGAAGAAATTATGA
- the LOC114413766 gene encoding uncharacterized protein LOC114413766, with amino-acid sequence MGNYISCTLSTAGSSKHWRGIKVIFPSGEIEQLEEGVKAAELMLEMPSFFVVDTRSLQIGRRFSALNADEELECGNVYVMLPMKRLNSLVKASDMGALLLTAKRVSAKKVIPAEKEPELKLDCDDIQEFSSPEFMHRLSMSRSKKPLLETIAEEPVSSRSS; translated from the coding sequence ATGGGGAACTACATTTCTTGCACTCTATCAACAGCAGGAAGCAGCAAGCACTGGAGAGGCATAAAGGTGATATTCCCAAGTGGGGAGATTGAGCAGTTGGAAGAAGGAGTTAAAGCAGCAGAACTGATGCTTGAGATGCCGAGCTTCTTTGTGGTGGACACTCGGTCTCTACAAATTGGACGAAGGTTTAGTGCACTGAACGCAGATGAAGAGCTTGAGTGTGGTAACGTGTATGTGATGCTTCCCATGAAGAGGCTTAACTCTTTGGTCAAAGCATCTGACATGGGTGCCTTGTTACTCACTGCCAAAAGGGTATCTGCAAAAAAAGTGATTCCTGCAGAGAAAGAACCTGAGTTGAAGTTGGATTGTGACGACATTCAAGAGTTTTCTAGCCCCGAGTTCATGCACAGGTTGTCTATGAGCAGGTCAAAGAAGCCTTTGCTTGAGACCATAGCAGAAGAACCTGTGAGCTCAAGATCATCATGA
- the LOC114411628 gene encoding eukaryotic translation initiation factor 5-like has protein sequence MALQNIGAGNSDDAFYRYKMPKMITKIEGRGNGIKTNIVNMVDIAKALARPPSYTTKYFGCELGAQSKFDEKVGTSHVNGAHDTAKLAALLEIFIKKYVQCYGCGNPETEILITKNQMIQLKCAACGFVSDVDMRDKLTSFIIKNPPETKKGSKDKKAMRRAEKERLKEGAAADEEQKKMKKETKKKSSSTSKDETTKLTSTKKKASGSDEDHRSPAHSQVDEKEEAPDEDDDDGEVQWLTDTSLEAAQQRIQEQLSAVTADMVMLSTDEPEKKEKASSKTSDGSENGNAMHYRKLVGEVKAILNKGVVASELQSHMEAIPAPAQEKISALIEALFEGIEKGFAKEVVKKKRYLAAAVSMEEGSHLLLLHAIEAFCLKSTSNALKEIPIVLKALYDSDLLEEEHIVQWYQEGLNGDNKDSQIWKKAKPLIEWLQSAESETEEE, from the coding sequence ATGGCCTTGCAGAACATTGGTGCTGGAAATAGTGATGATGCCTTCTATCGGTATAAGATGCCTAAAATGATTACCAAGATTGAGGGTAGAGGGAATGGCATCAAAACAAATATTGTCAACATGGTTGACATTGCCAAGGCATTGGCAAGGCCACCCTCTTACACAACCAAGTACTTTGGTTGCGAACTTGGGGCACAGTCTAAATTTGATGAGAAAGTTGGGACTTCTCATGTTAATGGGGCACATGACACTGCAAAACTTGCAGCTCTTCTTGAGATCTTTATCAAGAAATACGTCCAGTGTTATGGTTGTGGAAACCCTGAAACTGAGATATTGATTACTAAGAACCAAATGATCCAGCTGAAATGCGCTGCTTGTGGTTTTGTGTCAGATGTGGATATGAGAGACAAGCTGACTagctttattattaaaaacccTCCTGAAACAAAGAAAGGATCCAAAGACAAGAAGGCTATGAGGAGAGCCGAGAAGGAGAGACTGAAGGAAGGTGCAGCAGCTGACGaggaacaaaagaaaatgaagaaagagaCTAAGAAGAAAAGCTCGTCCACTTCCAAGGATGAGACCACAAAGTTGACCTCTACAAAGAAGAAAGCCAGTGGCTCTGATGAAGATCATCGATCTCCAGCTCACAGTCAAGTTGATGAGAAAGAAGAGGCtcctgatgaagatgatgatgatggtgaagtGCAGTGGCTAACAGATACGTCATTAGAGGCTGCTCAGCAGCGTATCCAAGAACAGCTAAGTGCCGTAACAGCTGATATGGTCATGCTCTCCACAGATGAGccagagaagaaggaaaaagcaTCAAGTAAGACAAGTGATGGTTCTGAAAATGGTAATGCGATGCACTACAGGAAACTGGTTGGAGAAGTGAAAGCAATCTTGAACAAAGGTGTTGTGGCGAGTGAATTGCAGTCCCATATGGAAGCAATTCCAGCACCAGCTCAAGAAAAGATCAGTGCTCTGATTGAGGCCTTATTTGAGGGTATTGAGAAAGGGTTTGCAAAAGAAGTGGTCAAGAAGAAGCGCTACCTTGCTGCTGCAGTTTCCATGGAGGAGGGATCACATTTGCTATTGCTTCATGCAATTGAGGCTTTCTGTCTAAAGTCCACTTCCAATGCTTTGAAGGAAATTCCCATTGTTTTGAAGGCACTTTATGATTCTGATCTGTTGGAGGAAGAGCACATCGTGCAGTGGTATCAAGAAGGGCTGAATGGCGACAACAAGGACTCTCAGATATGGAAGAAGGCCAAACCTTTGATTGAATGGCTTCAAAGTGCGGAATCAGAAACAGAGGAAGAGTAA